From the genome of Macrobrachium nipponense isolate FS-2020 chromosome 29, ASM1510439v2, whole genome shotgun sequence, one region includes:
- the LOC135206158 gene encoding cuticle protein 7-like: MSPKILAIASLFAVATADRSPAYGAPTYAPPPPKYSAPSAYKEPEYPDEPPKYTYNYGVADDYSGNNFGHSEARDGYKTEGSYKVNLPDGRIQTVTYTDNGDGLVAEVTYEGEAQYPEHKPAPYKSAPAYEPAPSYQSPPAYA; the protein is encoded by the exons ATGTCTCCGAAG ATCTTGGCAATTGCTTCGCTGTTTGCAGTGGCAACTGCTGACCGATCACCAGCATATGGGGCTCCAACATATGCTCCACCACCACCAAAATATTCAGCTCCATCCGCCTACAAGGAACCTGAATATCCTGAT GAACCTCCCAAGTACACGTACAACTATGGTGTTGCTGATGATTATTCCGGTAACAATTTTGGCCATTCAGAGGCTCGTGATGGATACAAGACCGAGGGTAGTTACAAAGTCAACCTTCCAGACGGACGAATTCAGACTGTCACGTACACTGACAATGGTGATGGTCTAGTGGCTGAAGTTACCTATGAAGGGGAAGCCCAGTACCCCGAACACAAGCCAGCTCCCTACAAGTCTGCTCCGGCTTATGAACCAGCCCCAAGTTATCAATCTCCTCCTGCCTATGCATAA